ACGGGGTGGAGGTCTTCTCGCCCTCTCCGCCCTCCTCCGACGAGCCCCTGCGCCTGCCACTCGGGGGTGACACGGAGCTGACCGTCCTCTGGCCCCGCGCGCCCACCGAGCCGCTGCTCGTCGGGGAGCACGCCCAGGAGATCAACTCCATCGTCCTGCGGCTCACCTACAAGGACACCGCCGTCCTGCTGATGGGCGATGCGCGGGAGCAGACCGAGCGCCACCTGATCGAACGCAAGGCTCCGCTGCGCGCCACGCTGCTGAAGGTGGGCGCACATGGCGACGGCGCGGCCTCCAGCGCGCCCTTCCTCGATGCGGTGCACCCCGGGGCGGCCATCATCTCCGCGAACGTGAACTCACGGGGCACCCCGGCGAAGGCGATGCTGGATCGGATGGTGGTCCAGAAGATCCGCGTCTTCCGCACCGACCGGGATGGAGAGGTCCACGCCATCAGTGACGGCCAGCGCTTCACCCTCACCACGCAGCGGCATCCCGCGGGTACGCCCGCGGGCGCCAGCGAGGCCTTCGCGGGTCTCGATGACTCCGCGCCGGTGCCGCAGCCCGCCCTGGTGGCCCTGAAGCCCGCGACGGCGAAGGGCAAGGAGGCCGAGGCTCCACGCACGGCCGTGGAGCTCGTCAGGGGCAAGGGCAGCGTGGACATCGACCTGGACGATGGCTCCACACCGGCCCCGAAGCCGGTCCGGAATGAGCGCCCCGTCCCGGCGAAGAAGAGCGGGAAGACGCAGTACGTCGCCAGCCGCAACCGCAAGCTCTTCCACCTGCCGGAATGCCGCTCCGCCAAACGCATCAAGGAGAAGAACCTGGTCTCCTTCCCCTCCCGGGAGGAGGCCCTCGCCCAGCACTACGAGCCAGCCAAGGACTGCAATCCCTGAGGAGGAGCATCCCGCGCCATGCCCAAGGTCACCCTGGACCGATTCGAGGAAGAGCTCGCCGTGCTCATCGTGGACGGACGCGAGGTGACGCGCCCGCGCGAGGAGCTGCCGCCCGACGCCCGTGAAGGCGACGTGCTGGACCTGGACACGCTGAAGGTGGATCCAGCAGCCACGGAGCGCCTGCGCAACGAGGTGCGCCAGGCCCGCAAGCGCGCCACGAAGAAGAAGACGCCGCCGCCCGGGAATTTCGACCTGTAGCCCGGGGTCGCGGAGGGTGTTGCGCCTATCGCGGCTCCGCCGCCACGGAGGCTCTCACCGCGTCGGCAACCTGCCTCGGGTCCTGCAGCTGGAGCCCATGGCCGACACCCGTGAGGCGAATCGTGGTGACGTCCCCCAGGGCTCGCGCTGCCAGGTCGATGTCTTCCCGCGTCAGCAGCCCACCCGCGGCCGGGTCCGCCTGGAGCAACACGAGCCGGCACCGCAGTCTCGCGAGAAGAGACGCGCCCTCCAGGGCGGCATAGGTGTCGTCGAAACGGTCGAGGATCGCGTCCAGGAAGTCGCCATCATGGCAAGCCAGGGACCGGCTCAGCTCGAGGATGTAGGGGTGACCCGGGCCGAAGAGTTCCCTGAAGCGGACGCTCCGGTTCGGCTCCGGCCGGATTTCGAGCTCGAGCAGCCGTTCCGCGACCTGCTCCGGGGAGAGCCCCCTGCCCGTGAGCGCTCTCCAGGCAAGCGTGAGCTCTCGCGACTTCGCCTGATGTGCGCGCATACGTTCCCGGTCCAGCGGCGCATCTCCATTGATGACACCGGTGACCAGGCTCGGAGAATCCGCCGCGAGCACCAGGCTCACATGCGCGCCATGAGAGTGTCCGAACAGCCACGCCGGGCCGACGGCGACGTGGTCCAGGACTCTCTTCACGAACTCCGCGGTGTCCTGGAGGCGATAGGCCCCCGGCGTGTGGCGCGACTCACCATGCCCCGGAAGATCGATGAGCACGAGTCGATGGTCGTCCTGGAGCAGCGGAACCATGGAGGAGAACCACTGCCGTCGACCGGAACCTCCATGCAACAGGACGATGGGCTGTCCCTGTCCCACGACCTCGAAAGCAATGCCGTCACTGGTCCTGTTCGTTCCCACCGTTTCTTCATCTCCTACGGAAGCCACATGGAGGCAACTGAAGCCCGAGAGGGCTGACAGGATAACATCCGGGCATCTTCGAGCCCCTCGCCGATTGTGCACGGTCGTGGCGTGGACGTGACAAACACCTGCCACGCCCACGCCGTGCCCGCTCAGCGCATGAACCGGGTCAGCACGGCGAAGTCGTCCTGCCCGTGTCCCGCCTGGACGGCCTTCTGGAAGAGCCGGTCGAAGGCCTCCGGCACCTCGCGGTGCAGGCCGCGCGCCCTGCACAGCTCCAGCAGGTGCCGCAGCGCCCCGTGGTGGATTTCGAGCGTCGCGAGCGTCGTCGCATCGCCGCCGAATCGGCCCTGCTGCACGCGCGTCAGCACATCCATCACCGCGCCCTCCACCACGGGGGTGGTGGCCTTCACGTACCCCATGAAGGTCTCCAGCGGCACCTGCTCCGCCTCACAGACGGCCACGCCCTGGAGCGTCCCGAACAGCGCGCCCCACATATAGATGAGCAGCGCACTGTCCAACGCGGAGGCCAGCCCCACGTCGCTGCCCACGTACTGGGTATTGCCTCCGAGCACGAGGAGCACGGGCCTGCACAGCTCGAACAGCTCGGCGGGGCCCGAGTACAACACGGTGCACCCCGGCTGCCCGATGAAGTCCGGCGTCGCCATGATGGCCCCATCCAGGTATCGGACGTCGTGCTGCCGGGCCCACGCGGCCTGCTCCCGCGCCTGGCCTGGTGAGCCGGACGTCAGTTGCACCAGCAGCTTCCCGCGCAGCGCCCGCGTCACCTCGTCCGGCCGGAGCAGCCCGTCGCTCGTGCCGTAGTCATTCACGTTCACCACGACGATGTCCGCGGCCGCCACCGCGTCCCGTACCGTCGCCGCGATACGGGCCCCCTGAGCGGCCAAAGGCTCGCACTTCGCCCGCGTGCGATTCCAGATGTCGACACCGTACCCCTGCTTCAGAAAGGCACTCACGAGCGCGGAGCCCATACGGCCCACGCCCAGCACCGCGATGGCTGGCTTCTCCTTCACGGTGGCCAGTCCCATTCCCATCGTCCCGCCAGTGACGACTGCCTTCTTGCCTGCGTACCCGCTCATGGACTTCTCCTTGGTGACGCGGCAATGAATAGGGAGGAGGCCCCCTCGCGGTCGCACACGTTCGGACGCGCGGAGAGCACGTTCGGACGGTGGCGAGGACGGGCTCCCGGCGCTATGTCCCGGGTGGGCGGCGTGGCGCGGGTGGCCACGGGTGTGGAGGAGCAGGCATGGACAGGCAGAAGCAGGCGGTGGACTTCGGCGGCCCCCTGACGTTACCCGGCGGCGCGCCACGTCCAAGGATCGGTCTGCGGGTGGACCTCCAGACGGCCGCGCCCGGGTTGATGACGCTGGAGTCGCTGCCCGACCACCGCCTCAAGGTCCACGCCGGTCCGCCCGTCCGGGGAGCGTGCAGCTTCCAGCGCTTCGTCTATACGCATGGGGACGTGGACCTCATCCCGGCTGGCGTATCGGACTCATGGGAGAACGATGATGAGAGCTCCGCGGTCGTCGTGAGGCTCTCCCCGTCACTCCTGAGGCGCGCCGCGGAGGACATGGGGCTGGACCCCGACCGCGCGGGGCTGGAGCCCCGGCACCAGTTCAGGGACCCGCAGATCGAGCACATCGCCTGGGCGCTCGAAGCGGACCGCCGGGCCGGCCATCCGGGCGGGCTGCTCTACACGGAGAGTCTGGGCCTGGCGCTGTCGGTCCACCTGCTGGGCCACTACCCGGCGCCGCTCGGGCGCGGGCGCGGGCTGTCGAAGCCGCAGTTGCGCCGCGTGACGGAGTACATCGAGGACCACCTGGACCAGAACCTCTCCCTGACCCGGCTGGCCGTGGTCGCCGGCGTCAGCGCGTCGCACCTGAAGACGCTGTTCAAGCGCTCGACGGGGCTGCCGGTGCACGAGTACGTCGTGCAGCGCCGGGTGGAGCGAGCCAGGACGCTGCTGCAACGGGGCGGGCTGTCCGTGGGGGAGGTAGCGCTCGAAGCGGGCTTCTCGCACCAGAGCCATCTGGCGCGGTGCATGCGGCGCGTGCTCGGGGTGACGCCCACGGAGGTCGTGCGCGGCTCACGGTGAGCCTCGGAACCGTCCCCGCGGCCCGAAGCGGCTCCCCGGTGCGTGCTCTCAAACCACCTCGGGAGGACGCGCGCGCGGCAGCAGCACCACGAGCAGCGCCGCGCTCAGCCCGGCGAGCACTCCCGCGGTGATGAAGGCGGTGGTGCTCCCCAGCTTCGTCCACAACGCGCCGAAGAGCAGCCCCGCGGCGAGCGACGCGCCCCCAACCAGGCCGTTGTACAGGCCGAAGGCGCGCCCGCGAGCCTCCGCCGGTACCAGCGCGGTGAGCAGCGACTTCTCCGCCCCCTCCGCCATCGCGTGGTACAGCCCGTAGATGGCGATGACGATCATCGTGAGCGTCACCCCCCGGGCCCACGCCAGCGCGAGGTAGCTCAGCGCATAGAGGGACCAGCCCGTGAGCACGAGCCGCGAGGCCCCGAGCCGATCCGCGAGCCGGCCCGCCGGGAACGACACGGCCGACTTCACCGCCTGCAGCAGCAGCCACGCCAGGGGCAGGAACTCGGGCTTCGCGCCCTCCTCGGTCAGCTTCAGCAGGAGGAAGGCATCCGTCGAGTTGGCCACGCCGAACAGGGTGACGGGCACGAGGTAGTACGCGAGCCGCCGGGGCACCGGTGCGAGCGCGCGGGTAGCGCCCGGAGCCGAAGCTTGGGGAACCGGGCGCTCGGGCTCGCGCACGAGCAGCAGGGCCAGCACCCCGAGCAGCCCCGGCACCGCGGCGATGAAGAACACCTGCTCCACGCGCAGGCCCACGGCCACCAGCAACAGGGCGGCGAGTGAACCCACGGCGGCGCCCGCATGGTCCATGCCCCGGTGGAAGCCGAAGGCCCGGCCGCGCGAGCCCGCGTCCACGGAGTGGGCGATGAGCGCGTCACGCGGGCTGGAGCGCACCCCCTTGCCCACCCGGTCCAGCGCGCGAATGGCGATGGGGTGCCAGGCCGCGGTGACGACGGCCATCAACGGGCGCATCAGGCTGGACAGGCCATAGCCCAGCAACACCAGGGGCTTGAGGCGCCGGGCCCGGTCCGCCCATACCCCGGACTGGTACTTGAGGAGGGCGGAGACCAGGTCCGCCAGCCCCTCCATCGTCCCGAGCAGCAGGGGCGCCGCCGGCAACCTCGCGGCGAGGAAGGCCGGCAGCAGCGGGAAGATCATGTCGCTGCTGACGTCCGTGAGCAGGCTCACCACGCCGAGCACCACCACGGTGCGCGGCAGGCGGCCCGCGTGAGGAGGAGGGGCGTCCACGTCCTGCCCTCCTCGCACTCCTACATGGACTTCGTGAGGACGAGCGGAATCTCGACCTCGACGTCATCCCCCGCGAAGGCGGGGAACACCATGCGCCGGGCCCGGACCTTGATGCAGTCCCCCATGGGCGAGCCGTCGATGTCCTTGCGGTCGAACGACACCTTCTTCACCGTGCCGGACTTGCCCACGGTGGCGGTGAGCAGCAGCTTGCCGTCGCGCAGCCGCGGGTTCTTGCGCAGCGCCTGCTCGATGCAGGACTTGAAGGCGGACTGCGACTGCGCCACCACGCGGGCGATCTCCTCCTGGGGCGGGCCCCCCTGCTCGGACGAGTCCGCGGCGGCCACCTCGGTGTCCTCGGCCACTTCGGGGGCCACGTCCTTCTTGTCGCCCTCGGCGTAGAGGGCGGCCACGTCCTTCTGCTCCTCACCCAGCGGCTGGATGGCGGCCTCCTCCTGCGCCTCCGGCTTCGGCTCGCTGGGGCGCGCCGCCTTGGGCTCGGGCTTCGGCTCGGGCGTGGGCGCCGGAGGCGGCGGCGGGGGCGGCCTGGTCCGGCCGAGCATGAGATCCCTCAGCTCGCCCATGCCCTCGGCCGAGAAGACGGACACGGGCTGCTGCACCGCGTTGCCCCGCGCGTCCACACGGGTGACACGCAGGGGCACCACCTGCAGCTCGGTCAGCGCGTACAGCAGGCCCACTGGCACCGCCAGCAACAGGAAGATGAAGAGGGCGATCTTCCAGGGCGGGTTGCGCCGGTCCACCCCCGCCTTCTTCACGAAGTACTGGGTGTTCTCCGCCTTCGCGCGCGACTTCTCGGGCTCCTTGCCCAGCGAGGCGAGCGGATCCTCCTGCCGCCCTCCTTCGAGTCCGCCCATCCCCTCCAGGCCCACCTCGGCCTGCTGCTCGGACTGGGGCAGGTCCAGGTCGGAGAACAACTCACCCAGGGGCGCCGAGTTGGCCTCATTGCCACCGGAGGCCACCGGCTCGGGCTCGGGCATCCACGGGGTGGAGGCCTCTTCCTGGGGAGCGGGGGCGGCCTTGCGCGCCGCGCGCGGCTCGGGCTTGGGCTGCCACGTCGTCTGCGAGGGCGCGGGCGGCTCGGGCTGCCACGAGGTGGCGGAAGGCTCCGGCATCGCCTCGGGCTCCGCCATCATCACCGGGGGCGGCAGGGGGCGCGCCGGGGCGGGAGGAGGCGCGGGCTGCGGGGCGGCGGGGGCGAAGAGGTCGGCCAGCTCGGGGATGTCCTGGCCCCGCTTCCAGTCCGGCATTCCCTGCTGCCAGAAGTAGCTGCGCGCGGAAATGGAGCCCGCGGCCACCAGCTCGCGCAACGCCCCCTCGTCCAGGGGGCCCTCCTGCTTGCTCTTCACCATCACGAACCAGGGCGAGCGGGTGTCGCGCAGGGGCATGGTCCGCGTGGGCTCGTCCTCCCAGGACACCGTGGAGGGCGTGGCGGCGGCGACGGAGGCCGCTGCCTCCTCCTCGGCGAGCGAGCGATCCTGCTCCCGCAG
This is a stretch of genomic DNA from Archangium lipolyticum. It encodes these proteins:
- a CDS encoding MFS transporter codes for the protein MDAPPPHAGRLPRTVVVLGVVSLLTDVSSDMIFPLLPAFLAARLPAAPLLLGTMEGLADLVSALLKYQSGVWADRARRLKPLVLLGYGLSSLMRPLMAVVTAAWHPIAIRALDRVGKGVRSSPRDALIAHSVDAGSRGRAFGFHRGMDHAGAAVGSLAALLLVAVGLRVEQVFFIAAVPGLLGVLALLLVREPERPVPQASAPGATRALAPVPRRLAYYLVPVTLFGVANSTDAFLLLKLTEEGAKPEFLPLAWLLLQAVKSAVSFPAGRLADRLGASRLVLTGWSLYALSYLALAWARGVTLTMIVIAIYGLYHAMAEGAEKSLLTALVPAEARGRAFGLYNGLVGGASLAAGLLFGALWTKLGSTTAFITAGVLAGLSAALLVVLLPRARPPEVV
- a CDS encoding DUF3006 domain-containing protein, giving the protein MPKVTLDRFEEELAVLIVDGREVTRPREELPPDAREGDVLDLDTLKVDPAATERLRNEVRQARKRATKKKTPPPGNFDL
- a CDS encoding AraC family transcriptional regulator, yielding MDRQKQAVDFGGPLTLPGGAPRPRIGLRVDLQTAAPGLMTLESLPDHRLKVHAGPPVRGACSFQRFVYTHGDVDLIPAGVSDSWENDDESSAVVVRLSPSLLRRAAEDMGLDPDRAGLEPRHQFRDPQIEHIAWALEADRRAGHPGGLLYTESLGLALSVHLLGHYPAPLGRGRGLSKPQLRRVTEYIEDHLDQNLSLTRLAVVAGVSASHLKTLFKRSTGLPVHEYVVQRRVERARTLLQRGGLSVGEVALEAGFSHQSHLARCMRRVLGVTPTEVVRGSR
- a CDS encoding NAD(P)-dependent oxidoreductase; protein product: MSGYAGKKAVVTGGTMGMGLATVKEKPAIAVLGVGRMGSALVSAFLKQGYGVDIWNRTRAKCEPLAAQGARIAATVRDAVAAADIVVVNVNDYGTSDGLLRPDEVTRALRGKLLVQLTSGSPGQAREQAAWARQHDVRYLDGAIMATPDFIGQPGCTVLYSGPAELFELCRPVLLVLGGNTQYVGSDVGLASALDSALLIYMWGALFGTLQGVAVCEAEQVPLETFMGYVKATTPVVEGAVMDVLTRVQQGRFGGDATTLATLEIHHGALRHLLELCRARGLHREVPEAFDRLFQKAVQAGHGQDDFAVLTRFMR
- a CDS encoding AgmX/PglI C-terminal domain-containing protein — translated: MNFSCNKCQRRYSISDDKVRGKTVKVRCKNCQNVISVEGPPAEVEESTRVVSLADVERLREQDRSLAEEEAAASVAAATPSTVSWEDEPTRTMPLRDTRSPWFVMVKSKQEGPLDEGALRELVAAGSISARSYFWQQGMPDWKRGQDIPELADLFAPAAPQPAPPPAPARPLPPPVMMAEPEAMPEPSATSWQPEPPAPSQTTWQPKPEPRAARKAAPAPQEEASTPWMPEPEPVASGGNEANSAPLGELFSDLDLPQSEQQAEVGLEGMGGLEGGRQEDPLASLGKEPEKSRAKAENTQYFVKKAGVDRRNPPWKIALFIFLLLAVPVGLLYALTELQVVPLRVTRVDARGNAVQQPVSVFSAEGMGELRDLMLGRTRPPPPPPPAPTPEPKPEPKAARPSEPKPEAQEEAAIQPLGEEQKDVAALYAEGDKKDVAPEVAEDTEVAAADSSEQGGPPQEEIARVVAQSQSAFKSCIEQALRKNPRLRDGKLLLTATVGKSGTVKKVSFDRKDIDGSPMGDCIKVRARRMVFPAFAGDDVEVEIPLVLTKSM
- a CDS encoding ComEC/Rec2 family competence protein, whose protein sequence is MSRYVRTLAALLGVLLASACEQPSAPSAGAKPPPPVARRYFGRPADGKLHVYFFDVGHGDATLIVSPTGRTVLVDAGPATAGTHLANRLPELLTDKLDLVVLTHPRSEHYKGLAAAVSAVGARKLLEPQLPNTPSDYDALLTSLAGNGVEVFSPSPPSSDEPLRLPLGGDTELTVLWPRAPTEPLLVGEHAQEINSIVLRLTYKDTAVLLMGDAREQTERHLIERKAPLRATLLKVGAHGDGAASSAPFLDAVHPGAAIISANVNSRGTPAKAMLDRMVVQKIRVFRTDRDGEVHAISDGQRFTLTTQRHPAGTPAGASEAFAGLDDSAPVPQPALVALKPATAKGKEAEAPRTAVELVRGKGSVDIDLDDGSTPAPKPVRNERPVPAKKSGKTQYVASRNRKLFHLPECRSAKRIKEKNLVSFPSREEALAQHYEPAKDCNP
- a CDS encoding alpha/beta fold hydrolase, which gives rise to MGTNRTSDGIAFEVVGQGQPIVLLHGGSGRRQWFSSMVPLLQDDHRLVLIDLPGHGESRHTPGAYRLQDTAEFVKRVLDHVAVGPAWLFGHSHGAHVSLVLAADSPSLVTGVINGDAPLDRERMRAHQAKSRELTLAWRALTGRGLSPEQVAERLLELEIRPEPNRSVRFRELFGPGHPYILELSRSLACHDGDFLDAILDRFDDTYAALEGASLLARLRCRLVLLQADPAAGGLLTREDIDLAARALGDVTTIRLTGVGHGLQLQDPRQVADAVRASVAAEPR